One Rosa chinensis cultivar Old Blush chromosome 5, RchiOBHm-V2, whole genome shotgun sequence genomic region harbors:
- the LOC112163921 gene encoding uncharacterized protein LOC112163921, which yields MADPLVARCLYSGKGYMIPLNQCMSYSELYEDIFRTFQFSPTDIVELQYSVPSCEVCFLRNDRDFQMLFCSARIHRLECVDISVLKTGGGCRRYCSVDSGSEVIDEDDYLGDAFRTEVHKTYLSDEWSSYIHNVGDKFHGAAELREKLRKYAIALGFEFVFLRNDLDRIHAVCANVGTEGCDWHLRAFSSSANDYIDKYFHVDMFKKSYSFPIQDSASECILPPLAKRPPGRPRVKRFKSVGEVEKKLIRCGRCGKMGTHNKLRCTEPLVQQ from the exons ATGGCTGATCCTCTGGTTGCTAGGTGCCTTTACTCTGGCAAAGGTTATATGATTCCTTTGAATCAATGCATGAGCTACTCTGAGTTGTATGAAGACATTTTCCGCACATTCCAGTTTTCCCCAACTGATATTGTTGAGCTTCAGTATTCAGTTCCAAGTTGTGAAGTCTGTTTTCTGCGTAATGATCGTGATTTCCAGATGCTGTTTTGCTCTGCCAGAATACATAGGTTAGAGTGTGTCGATATTTCAGTTTTAAAGACTGGGGGAGGTTGTAGGAGATACTGTTCGGTGGATAGTGGTTCGGAAGTtattgatgaagatgattaTTTGGGTGATGCATTCAGGACTGAAGTTCACAAGACGTATTTGTCTGATGAGTGGAGTTCTTATATTCATAATGTCGGGGATAAGTTTCATGGCGCTGCTGAGCTCCGTGAAAAGCTCAGGAAGTATGCAATTGCACTTGGTTTCGAGTTTGTATTCCTGAGAAATGATTTGGACCGTATTCATGCAGTCTGTGCAAATGTTGGAACTGAAGGTTGTGATTGGCATCTTCGTGCTTTTTCATCATCTGCCAATG attatattgataAGTACTTTCATGTTGATATGTTCAAAAAGAGCTACAGTTTTCCTATCCAGGATTCTGCTTCTGAATGTATATTACCTCCCCTTGCGAAGAGGCCCCCCgggaggcctagggtgaagcggttcaagtCGGTTGGAGAGGTTGAAAAGAAGCTGATTCGTTGTGGCCGTTGTGGCAAAATGGGTACTCATAACAAGTTGAGATGCACTGAACCTCTCGTTCAGCAGTAG